GATGCAGGTACACGTAGCATATCAGATTTGTGGTGTGCAGTTGGTTATGGATAGGGATATGCAGATGCCATGTGTGACTGTAATGGATGGTAAGAAATTGGGAGACATGTATTCTATAATTTGTGATATATCATTATGATTCCTATCcttttaataaaataaactgAATTGCTTCTTTCATTATTATTCTGTTTGAGCGACCGTAAATGCAAATGCATTGCATGCGTCACTGTAATTCAGTCCAGCCAGGGCAGGGCTGTCGCTGTAAAAAGGTCCAATTATATCGTTGACTTTGACTGGGGGCCGCTAGTTTAGACTTTCTCGAAATCACCTTTTTTCTCTGCCCTGAGCCGActaaaaagcaaaagcaaccGGAGAAAGGGCAAGCTTCCCCTCAGAAAGAACGAGAATAAGGGAAATAACGGCCgttgagaaaagaagagaccAAAGAATGCGGGTGGAAGACAGCCTGACGTCCCCTCCGTCTCCGGCTTTGGCCGACAATCTACAGAGGAGCTGTCAAACAGATGAGACTCAGGACGGACTATTCTATGGGGGTTCAGAAAAGCACAGAGCAGCTAATTTGAGCCCGGACGTAAGAATAAGTCACGGAGAGATTCGACAACGTTTGAAGGGCGGCGGGAGCTAGGAGTGGTCGGTGCGGATCTTTATGAGGAGCCAAAGCTTACGGTACTGTACGGGCTGAAGGTGTTTTATGTTACTTACGAAGCTCTGACTTGGTACGTAGATGCATCCTGCATTGATGAGATCGGAATCACAGACCATTCGGAATACTCGAGGCCTCCTTCACTCTGTCTCCCTCTGACGTCTCCGGGAACGAATATGGAGAAGCAGACGGACGGCATTGACCGGACTGTTTATTAAGTTGggctgttgtgttgttgtACTTACAGGCTACAGCTACGTATGCCTAATAGCTATGCCCTTATTCGCATGGTTCCGGGTTCTTCTAATgtcaggcacaggcacagcaCACGAGATTAGTCCCGTAATCGAGCAATTCCGAATGTCTTCTGGAAGCATTCACTGATCAAGTTCTAGTcctgtacggagtacctcGGTCGAACCAACACACAATCCCAACTCCGAATTCCATTGCCTATCATTGTGGCACAATTGACACGCCGCTTCTGGTCAAAACGCTGACGATCCCTCTGCTCACAAGCTTTACTACGTACACTCGGTCTTCAGCTGCAATACAACCTCGGTCTGCAGTCACAGTAGTAATATGGCAATCTGAAGGTCTGGAAAGGATTCCCATGACGCAGACCTTAACGGTCGCGTGAGAAGTGGACTCTTGTCAATGGTAGGTATCTGACCTAGACCTAGCATTTTCGCGTGGGGAAGAATTGAGATTACACAACCTGTGAACGTGATACCCTTGATTCGTTAACTGAAGCTGTCTTAATCAGCCAACTGTCAGCTTTCTTTAGTGTCGTCGTTGGGCTTCAGCTCAATCCTCTGCCGGCCGGTGATGATACAAAATCAATCCACCTGCCACACACAATAGCTCTCTATTGTCGCGCTACGGCCGGACACAGAGTTTACAGTGGCTGTCAAGACCCGAGCCCAGGTACCGAACCCGAACCTTGGGGTGTAGTAACCTCGAAACTAGTGCCGACAGGACGCTACGGGGGAATGTGGTAGACAGGGAGTTTGGGGGTGCAAAGGTCTttttgatgttgaggtgaGGCCATGCTATTCCCGAGAGCAACAGGTGAGGTTTATTGCTCTGAGACCGGCTATTTATTAATATGCAGAGCGTTTAGACGTTCGTTCTATCTCGGAACTTCTCGCCCTTGGAGTCCAATATGTACTTGCTGTATATTTCGCCTTTCGTACATGATATGTCGTATTTGAGTGTCACTGATAAGCCTGCAACGTCTTGAGAGTCTACTGAAGACAGGCTGTGAAAGCCATTAAGTTACATGTCGTTTGTTTGCCTGAACAATGTTTGCTTCTCGTCTGTTGTGATTTGCCGTGCTACAAAGCAGTTGTCTAGAATAGCGCCTCCAAGTTCTGGGCCCTCGCTTCCGGTTGGTCACATCTGACGTTCCATTCCTCAAACATGTGGTTGCCATGCGTTGAGTTGCATTCGTGTTGTTGTCTCGCGTGGCTACCGCATGGCTTAAGACTCCTAGGGATTAGGGATTGTATGGACGGCAGATATCCCCGTCGATGATATACTTGCCTAGCTGGCTACTGTAACTCAGCTGTAGATCTCCACAGAGTTTTGGGATCGAGAGCTACTGGAAGGGAACTAAGTTAGTTAGTGATGGGCATTCTTTATGTCGTTTTAGAGGTGAAACTAGAGTCAAGCTGGCCTTGTATGGCTTGTGCTCTGACTTGAGTATCATGGAAATAACTGCCTTTGCCACACGCCATATCCGTCAAGCCTTTAACTCGAGCTGTCAAGTCGAGTCAAAGTTGACTAAAAAGAGAGTTTTCTTGTGATTTGGTTACCGAATCTAGAATCTGGATCAGCCTCGTTTCTCACCTGTTTCTGTCCTCGGACCATATTCGTAGCCAAGACTTCCCTAAAAGATTCATCCTCACTGTGGCCTTCAGTGGAAGCCGCCGGGCCACTCCCAAAAGCAAGGAGAGGCCTGGAGCTTACAGGGCCTGGCCCCACTAACAGAAAAACCTCCACCCACCCAAAGGGAACTAACAATGGATCCCAGCTGTTCTATCGTACGACTTCCTGAGCTTGGATTtcccaacatccatccacttCGCTTTTTTTACTTTTCGCCCTCACTTAGATACACCCTCTATCGCCTGGGGGTACTGCTAGGTCTACCACGAGGAATAGACGGCTTGTGGAGAAGCTCgaattttctttcttttctttttctctatGGCTATAATTTCTGTTTGTGGGTGTATCACCCCGTCCGTCCACTCTAATTCAACTGGGGGCGTGTGATATCTCAATATCCATGCCATACGATACCATGCCCTTGCTGTGTCATGGCCATGAgccatgaggaggaggagacggaggaggaggatataATATCTGGGGACGACTCCCCTCCCAGATTCATGTCTCGACTGACGAACTCTGCTTCATTACAACATCTCATTCCTTTACTCATCTGCTACTCTACCAACCTCGACAGCTACAGCAGTTGCACGAAGCATTGTCGACGTttctcaagactctgtcTATTACATACTCAACCTCTACCTTCTTAGAGGACTCTTTACTACTACTCCAACTGTAGTACCTCATactcttcacaatggctctGTCATATCAACAAACCAGGCTCATCCGGGGCACCATCCCCGCCCTTACCGACCACGGAGAGcgcatcaccaccatcttctaCCGCAACATGCTCCGTGATCACCCCGAGCTCAACGACTACTTCAACACCGTCAACCAGGCCAACGGTCGCCAGCCTCGTGCCCTCACTGCCGTCATCCTCAGCTacgccaacaacatcaaccacATCACAGAGCTCATCCCCAAGATGGAACGCATGTGCCACAAGCACTGCTCCCTGGGCATCAAGCCAGAGCATTATGGCATCGTCGAGAAGTATCTCATCGCCGCCTTCGCTGAAGTCCTCGGTCCTGCCATGACACCGCAGGTCAGAGAGGCTTGGCAGAAGGCCTACTGGATGCTTGCCAAGATGCTCATCGGCCGTGAGGCTCAGCTCTATCGTGACTTTGGCAAGTGGCAGGGCTACCGCAAGTTccgcatcgagaagaaggttgaggagtcTGATGATATCTACTCCTTCTACCTCGTTCCTGTCGACGGCAAGCGTCTTCCTCCCTTCCAGCCTGGACAGTATGTCTCTGTTCAGGTACCCATTGCCGACAAGGGCTACGTTCAGTCTCGCCAGTACTCCCTGAGCGAGGCTCCTCGACCTGACTACTACCGTGTCACCGTCAAGCGAGACGAAGGACTTCACATGACCCGCAACGGTCGATATCTCGGAGGCGATGCCCTCAACCCTGGTGTTGTCTCCAACCTCCTTATCGACATGAAGGACGAGGGCGATATCGTTGAGTTGACTCACCCCGCTGGCGAGTTCTACCTCGACATGTCCAACACTTCCAACGTTCCTATCGTTCTCATCTCCGCCGGTGTTGGTGTCACTCCCATGATGTCCATCCTGAACACTGTCTCCGAGCGCCAGCCTCACCGTCCTGTCTCCTGGATCCATGGCTCTCGCCGCTCCGTCCCCTTTTACGACCAAGTCCGACGCATCGCCCGCAACCGCCCCAGTTTCCGcaccaacatcttcaagacccATCTCGCCGAGTCCGACGTCTACGGTATCACCTATGACCACGACTTCCGCATGGATCTTGCCAAGGTCGACAAGGAAGATCTCTACCTCTGCAACAGCTCTACCGAGTACTACATCTGCGGTCCTGAGCAGTTCATGCTTGAGATGGCCGAGTACCTCAAGGCTCAAAAGGTCGATGCCCCTCGCATGCATTTTGAGCTCTTCAGTACTGGTGACATGGAGTTCAAGGTCGACAACCTGAGCATCGGCTCTTCGTCAAAGGCAAATTCCATCAACGGCAGTGAGGCCCGATGCCCTAGTTCCGGAGCTATCTCTACGAATGGTGCTACTTGCCCCTTCTCATGAGTTTGGACCTTATCTGAGCTGAACGAACAAAAACATGAAACTATTTGCGGGGCATCTCTCGGTCATGGGTTAGATTATGGGAAGTGATGAGGCGTTATGGGTTCGGCGCATATCTTGTTCTTTATTGTTGTATCTCTCACAAGATTCCCTTTGATGACAAATATTCTCTGTCAAATCATAATACATGTTCTACTTCTACACTACAAGATTAAGGGGTTTCGAGGACGCATTGGGTTTACCTGAACGAAACGGCGGGAAGGAAAAGTACGAGATTTGGGATGGGATTGGGATGGGTGGTGTCTAGAAAGCGAATAGAGAAATCAACAGAATTTCATTGTTCTACCTGAATAAGCAAACATGCTGAAACATGATACTCTATCTATATAACTACAACTATACCAAATAATGAGTGAACAACTTGGCGTTTACGTGGTCCCGTACTCACTTCTCAAGCGATCCCCCGTGTTTGCCCGCTCCGGTAGCACGGCAGGGTACGGAGTAGGCTGGCCAAAAACATCTGAAATCAGGAGATAGATGACGAACAAAGGAAAAAGCCGCATATGCTAGTAAAAGATAGGAGAAACTAAAGAACAACACCGGCCGTTCCGTTACTGCTCGTAGTTGTGAAACTTCTTCCAATGCTTGAGCAGATTGTCCTGCCTCGTAAACTTTGATCTACACCCCTCAAATCCACAGATCCTTTCCTCGGTGAGAATACCCTTGCTTGCCGCGTAGGTTCTGTGAGAGGTCTGGTAGTGGCGATCCATGTCCCGTTGCTCTGCCTTGGTGACGTTGCAGTTGGGATCGGCTTTGCATTTGACAGGCTTGTTGTGGGTTTTCATGTGCTTGCTACGTCGTATTAGTCAAAACATCCTTTGTTTCATGTTTTCAAACTTAACTTACTTCAAGTCTCTGTTGCCGCCGAAGGAGCGGTCACATTCTGAACAGTAGTGCGGAGTGGTGCCCTGGGCCGTAGACGATGAAGCCTCTGGTAGAGCTGAGATGTCGTCAGCTTGTTTCTGTTTCAACTAGAGATGGATGTAACATACTAGGATCGGCAGTTGGGTAAGAGCTGGGGTAATTCTGGGTTGCATAACCAGACCCTGAACTCAGAAGAACCTCGTTGGGGTTGACAGTTGCAGGTTGCTGTGTCATGTAATACAACATGCTTGGGTCCTGAGTCTCTGGGGCACTCGAGGCTGTTGCGTATACACCTGAGTTGAAGTCAGAGACTTGTGAGTCAGCGCTCTActggctttgacttggaCCAGCCTGGCTGTACGAGTTAAAGCCCTGGGTATCAGTGTATCCAGGGTATGAGGTTTCGGGAACCAGATTGGGGTCAATGGGAATGTCGTCctgttgagattgttgagatcTGCTGGAACGACTATGTCTGTGAGAACGGTCGCTTCGTCGTGACATGTCCAGGATGTTGTAACTCTGAGAGTATGACTTGTAGAAAAGCtgaaaggatgaagagtaTCACTGAATGGATCTGAAGGCCTTGGTATTAGCTCTTGTGAGAATATTCGAGGTAGATTTATACTCATTAAAAGAGACTCTTTGGAGGCCGGCCGGGGGCCGGGGGCCGACAGCACATTCTCATCTCTGCGATGTTTGACAGAGATGACTCGATTCATACATGAACAAGAGGGGAGCTGAGAACAAGATAGAAGGCACCAGATACCGAAAGGCGGAATACTCAATGGCGAAGCGAGGATATGAGACAAGTCGCGATATCACGACTCTGCCTCGTCCGACATTTGCGACCCAAATACAGGCCAAATGCGTTGAGATCCATCATTTTGGTTGGAGGATTGAATCAAGATAAATGTTAGATAAGGCGATCAAAAACATTGGAGGCCGGCTAAGGGGAGATGCAGTTTGTTGGTCACCCCGCATGATGCGATGTGATTGACTGATGGGCCTCCCAAACTGGCCGGCCCCCGACATGAGGCTTGGACAAGGCAGATCTTGTGGTCTGAAAGAGTGTAAAAAGTCAGGGGAGCTGAAAGCCTggatgtcttggatgatcaGAAGCTATATAAGAGCAAGACTTTCACACAATGGCTGACTTTGGTAGACGCAAACTGCTCTTGTCGAGCATACACTCCAACTTATTGCACAAACAAGGCCCTTGATAGCACGCCCAAACATGACTACTGGTAGGCCGGCCCTTACGTCAATGAGATTTGCAATAACCAACAGTCGGCAGACGACATAATCTCGCTCAAGTCAAGGCAAAAGCGCCGTCTCTATGAACCCATAGTCCTGTACAAGGCTCTTACTGAGATCACCCACGAACAAGGCGCTCTTCGCCCTGCTGAGGTCCCAGATCGTCCAAGAACCGAAGAAGAGCGATATCATCACTTTCTTCACAAACTAGCCAGTATCTGCGATAGCACAAAAGGCGGCAAGACCGTCACTTCAATCGCTATactcgacgaggaagaaaagTACAAATACGTCTTTGCTTGCAATCAGATCTCCGATGGAGACCTCGACGACACACGAGATCTCCTGACAACGGTTCTGACAAGTCTGTGTGACTTCCATACATTTCCtctggcgaagaagaacacTGTTCAGAGTGAAACTCTGAAGAAGATTCTCTCATTCAACTCGCCTAGGATCAACTTCTATCTGAACGTACTGAAGGCGAGGAGCATTGCGGATTGCTTGGAGTACTGCCAGCTGCAAACAGACACAGCCGGTAAGTTAGACTGTCCATATGCCAAGATGCAGAATAAGGCTAACAAGCGATATAGACACCTCGGTTGAGGAGGGTTTGAGGACTCTTGGTAGTGTTATCGAGGATTTAACATTCAAGAACATGGGCGATAACGAGTGTGAGACACATTGGTCTTGTGTATCGCCATACGGGAACTAATCATGGTCCAGACTTAGAAACTTACAGCACGATTCAGTTTGTGCTCGACAGGTTTCTTACCCGTGACGTCAAGAGCTACATCGACATACGAGCCACCAACGGCCGCTTCAGCGAAGGCCGGAGCTTCGTATGCTGGTCTGAGTTGCGACACAGCATATCACGTCTTCAGAGCTACAAGAAAACTGTTCAAGATCTCATCGCAGCAGAGACAGAATGGCCAGATATCTTCCAGGAGTTCGAAGTTGTTCCAGTAAAGTCCAGCCAGGCAGAACCCAACCCTCTTGGCAAGAAGAGCGAAAAAGcttccaacatcatcggGCGTATGAGCAGCAACGAAGCTTCACGACAGCAATATTGCGATCTTGCAGAGAACCTGCAGAGGATGTTTGACTTAGATGACCGTATACAAACTCAGTGCACCAAATTTACTTTCAGGCCAATCGTACACTGCGAAATATTGGTTCTCGAGTGGATAATGGCCCTCAACCGAGGACTGGCCCGGGAACATCATCCAAGGGTCACTTTCTTCCATGACTGGAGCTACATTGGGAGCAGTAAGCCGGCATGCCAGCTTTGCCGCTACTACTTCGACACTGCAGGCCAACACAACGGTATCCGCACTCGAGCAGGCCATGGTAACCTTTACATCAACTGGCGATTTCCAGATCTTCACGAATCCGACGGGACTTTAGGTCAAAAACGACGACagagcatcttcaactcaatGATAGAGAAGATTCGGCAGGATGCTTTTGGGATCTTGGTCCTGAGGAACTCCGAGGGTAAAAGGCATGACTCGAGCACTCACCCTCTTATGTCGGTGCGGTATACGGATGTTCAGACGGAATTGAGTGTTGGTGATCTGCCCGATGTCGAGGAACTGGGCGAGGGTTTTGCTACGGGGCTCAGTCTGGACTCGCCGAATAACAGTCTGGAGGAGTcggactttgatgatgaggatggtggAACTAGTCTTTGATGAGTGTTGCTTTATTTCGAGGTGTATATTTTGTGACTTTATTTCTCTAAGCTGTATCTCGTTTCTCTCGTCAACATGTATCCCTATAACTTCGATAATGTATGCTTCAGTGGTCATTTCGCTTGTGCCAGGGAGCGGTAGCCTCGAGAAGGTCCTTGTGAAGCTGGCTATCACCACTGATCTTGTACACTTCCTCAATGATGTTGTTACGCTgcatgaagatcaagaagccacCCCAGACAAAGTCAGCATAGCTAGGAGTCTTtcccaagaagaaaggcCCCTCTGAGTTCTCCTTCAACAGAGCCTCAACCTCGTGGATATGTGCCTTGGCGTTATCCCAAGCCTGTTGGCCGCCCTTCTCCTTGTGAAGCTCATCAATAGGCTGGCCGGCCATCTTGGATCGTGTCTCGTGCCAGTAAGGGACGCTCTTTTcgctgaggatgttgttgggcACGGTGTAGAAGTAGACAGGACGAAGGGCGCCCATAATATTCGGCATGattgagaagagcttggcgAGGACGGGTGAGTCCTTGTGAATGGAGGGCTCAGGGTGGTCCTTCTCGACGCGCTCGAGAATCGCGTTGGAGTCCATGATGTATTCTCCATTGGGGAACTTGACGGTTGGGATGGTCCATGTTCCAGTGGATGGGTTGGCGGGGACACTGACGAGTGTTAGTTGAGTTGCTGTGAGTGACATTGACTACTTACTGAGGCTCAAGAGTGGGCTTGATGTCGGGGTACTCGAGCTGGTCATTGATCAATAAGAGAAACGGCTACTGAGGGGTTCCTGACGTACCCATTCGGTCTTGTAATCGATTCCCTTGAAGTTCAAGAGAAATCGAGCTATTGCGCAATTAGTAATATGTCatgaggagcagcagcagcagcttgacTCACTCTTCCATGGGTTGAGAGACCAAGCACCGACAGGATCTCGGCTTGGGAGATCAAAGAGGACGTGTTGCTCAGATGACATTGTGAGttattggtgatggtgaattGTTTGTCTTTTGCAACGAGTGAAGTGAAAGTTGTAAAGATCAAAGAGGTCCTTTACGATGTCATTATCGGTTAATTTACACGAGCTCCAAGCTCATGAGGGGGAGGAAGGAGGGGCAATAGTGGGGAGCTGAGCTGTCATAGATGGAGATCTTCGGTTCTAGGCCGAGGAATTTAATCAACGAATCGGCGTTGATCTTTGAAACATGCAACTCGAGACTATCTTGAAAGAAATCGACAGAATTTATTCTTTGTCAGGGACAACCTCTGTACTGTGCAGACACGGTGTTGTCAACCATGTGTAATGACGATGAGGGATGGACCCCTGTTTCTGGCTCGGGAGTGTAAGCATAAGCCATAGATTCCATTCTCAGACATCAAACTGTATCATACAATATCCTTTGTTGACAGAACATTCAGTAACTAATAGCCTGTATAGATATTTCTATTTTACTATATGCCTAATCTCGACTTATTGGAGGGAGAGTCCAGACTAGGCATCCAAGTTTGGGGACCGGGAAAATCAAGTGAAGCAGTATAAGACTATAAGTGGCGAGTTTTGAGCTGTCATCATGAGTACACCACTCTACCCAAGGCAAGACAAACACTGCGTCGATCAGCAAGGCGACATATCCATTATACAATTTGATGTAGGAGGCAATTCTGCGGTACACCCGACAGTTTTTTCATGATGACAAGGGATAAGTGACAACGTCAGTATTTTCAAACGAGGCACTGCAACCATGATGCTCAATATACAAACACAAGGCCAAGTCAAGTTGGCAAGGCTCCAACCTAAACAAACTTGGGTTTTCTATTCATTAGAGAGATAGTGGTTGCCACCATGCAGAGCTTTATGCTCACGTATCGTTATCGCCAATAGCACAACATGAAACCGCCATCTATGTCGGCTACACCATCAACTTGGCTTTATGGATCTCCCTCAGCCTTATGGGGATAAAAGTCAACACGGAATTCCGTGCCATCACTAACAAAAAAGGCCAAGATAGTGGGGAGCGAGTGCGAGAGCGACAGGATCTAGCTAAGCATCTACGGAGGTCCCTACCAAAAGTTTTGTCCTGGCCCCCTGTCAAGCTAAAAGGTGCTAGCAGGGGTATCCCCTATCAGTACTAAAAGGTACAAGGAGTCAGTTATCGATAGCAAGCTAAGCGCTATAACTATTAGTTATAGTGGATTCTAGGGCATAATCTATAGAGCTTTCAgggctgataagataagtTCAAAGTACCGTAGTATCTAACTAGCTTTTGATTGGCTATATCCCTGTCTTATAGACAGGGGGCCAGGACAAAACTTTTGGTAGGGACCTCCGTAACCCCTGTCGTTATGCAAGCACCACTCAGCCCCCGGAAACAGACCATTTCAACATGGTCCAAATCCTTCGACGTCACAGACAGCAAGCAGTATTGTTGGTTGAACCTTGGGCTAAGACACAGCCACTGAGCCTTGCTACCTACAAATCATCTGCACGACGTAGTAGGCGTTGAATCCTACTCTTTGTGCCTAGAATTAGCTCCTTGCATTGCATACAAGAGACCCTTATGCCCCCACCTCACTTCTTCGAtttcttgcagctcttgtctcttcagATTTTACAGCGATAAGTGCAAACATAACAACATAATGGCCACGATACAAAGCACTACACAGCCCAACACGCTGGAAACGCCAGACTTGCAACAACGTCCCACAACTTCAAGGTCGGTAAACAACAGCTCTATTTCTCTTCCATTAGCTAACTTGACACAGAGTAATTCGCACCGTTGTCCACGATGAAGGTCTCCCAGAAGTTGTCCACTCAAATCAACCCTTGAATCCCACAGAATACTACGATGCTCCGATACCAGTGGACTCAGAAACAGACAAACGATACAACGAAGCTCCTATTCCAGTCACAACACTCGACAAATATGAACCTGCACCTCCACTGCCAATTCGTCCGTCTTCTATAACACcacaacctcagcaacccTATCCCTACGGCTCAAACGGTTATGTTCAGCCACAACATCCCGGCTTCGTCACTCAGTCACCGCAACTACCACCGTTAAACAGCAATGAGGTCGTAACGTATGTGACACCACTGGATCAGCTTGGAGACCACCCAAAGTTTGTGGATTGTCCGTTCTGCAGACATCGTGCAGAGACACGAGTGAAGAAGGTATCTTCAAAAATGACACAGTAAGCTCCCCCAAGCAGTTCAAGAATTTTGAATCTAACAATCTCTAGTGTCTCTGCAACAGTCCTCGGATTCACAACAATAGCCGGCGCGGCTGTTCCTTATGTTGGGAAGTGGCACTCTCACACTGCTCACTACTGCAGTATTTGTGACTACAAGGTGGCAATTCGAAAATGGGGATCTAATCAGATGAAGCCTCAAGGGACACCGGATTATCTGAGGGAGGTATCGAGGTATGGCCCTGCTCACTCACCTAGCATGTCCAGTAGCTCGACGAGAGGTTAAAATTGATTCGTATGAATAATAGTGAGGAGATTGATACCAGGATGAGAAATGGTGTTCAAAAAGAGGGAGGAGATGTTGATCGAGTTCCATATCTAAATTACAAGATATAGACTCACCACAGCATTTGGTTTGGTTTTTGAGGCATGAATATCACGTTCACGAAGTGTAAGTGCACGGTTATAAGTGTTCCCTCCAGCAAGACTACTGTCGGAGAGAGAAATAGACAGATCTCGACGATGGCTTCGTTTGCAAGTCTTATCAGGCAGACTTTTATAAGTACTTACTTATATGATTGTCGATGGCTAATGATGGCTTCGCCTGGCCAATCATAAACTGTGAGAATGTTGATCCGTGTTTGAGAAGCCAACGGCTTGGCTGTGCCACGGGGCCTGTCAGATGCTTATTTtctgccctgccctgtcAGATCTCAATTAAATCTAGTATTGGATTACATGAATGCTTTATCAGTCTGTAGAGAGTGGCTGTGACATTTTGTGCTGCTGTAAATTAGTTTTAACGACAGGTGCCCACCCCCTGTAGGTGTCTTTACAGCACCCCGTCAAACCCAGAATCAGGGCCGTATAACTCTGGATCAGTTGGGATCTCAGTACCGGGGACTTG
This genomic interval from Fusarium verticillioides 7600 chromosome 1, whole genome shotgun sequence contains the following:
- a CDS encoding nitric oxide dioxygenase, producing MALSYQQTRLIRGTIPALTDHGERITTIFYRNMLRDHPELNDYFNTVNQANGRQPRALTAVILSYANNINHITELIPKMERMCHKHCSLGIKPEHYGIVEKYLIAAFAEVLGPAMTPQVREAWQKAYWMLAKMLIGREAQLYRDFGKWQGYRKFRIEKKVEESDDIYSFYLVPVDGKRLPPFQPGQYVSVQVPIADKGYVQSRQYSLSEAPRPDYYRVTVKRDEGLHMTRNGRYLGGDALNPGVVSNLLIDMKDEGDIVELTHPAGEFYLDMSNTSNVPIVLISAGVGVTPMMSILNTVSERQPHRPVSWIHGSRRSVPFYDQVRRIARNRPSFRTNIFKTHLAESDVYGITYDHDFRMDLAKVDKEDLYLCNSSTEYYICGPEQFMLEMAEYLKAQKVDAPRMHFELFSTGDMEFKVDNLSIGSSSKANSINGSEARCPSSGAISTNGATCPFS